The region AAGAGGTGGATTCAGAAAATGCTCCTTTCCTGAAGCCACAGACCCGCTTGCCCATTCACGCTGGTGAGAGTTCTAAATTCAGGAACTCTATGCCTCACAAGGAATCGAGGCTTGGAAACAGCAGCAGTCGGGATCTTGGCCAACCGGATGATACTTACCCTTTCACTCACCCTGGGGACCTCGTTATCtgcaaaaaaaagagaaaagacagGGAGAAGTCGGCTGCAAAGTCTGGAAATGGATCAGCAGGTCCATTGTCACCTACAGGTATTGGGCGTGGGATGAAGAGCCCAGGGTCGATCTCAGGCGCCAGAGATATCGGGTTGAGCCAACATGGCTGGGGCCCCCTTTCCCCTCAACAAGGGAACAGCAGTGTTGGCTGGGCGAATCCTGTAAAGAAAATGAGAACTGATGCTGGAAGGCGGCGGCCGAGCCATTTATGAGAGTATGTAGCGGTTCCAATCtgtttaaatgaaaatatgatCTGTAATGTGATGATATCCTAAATTCTGATAGTTCTTCATATTCATGCCCTCTACCATTATTGCGGCAAGCTTAGTAGCTTCTAATTTTATGTATCCAATTTCCTTTTGCGTTGCTCTTTCGCTAAGTTGCAGAATAGCATACTATGAACACAAAGCAGCTTCAAGAAATGCAATTGTAATTAAGTTACACATGGATGGTTACAGTTgcagagagaagaagaaagactATGGATCCACAGGTCCCAAAACAGCCTCATCGCTCGACTCATATTCATCTTCACTCAGCTCCTCGTCGCTTGACTCCTCTTCTGGGATAGCCCCTGCATCCTCTGGCTTGCCGTATTTCAGGCAGTATTCTAGAATACAAAGAGTTGAGAACATCAGCATTGCATTTGCATTACAGTATAATCCATGATACAATTGGATGGTCACCAAATTTGTATGGTAAGCTGTCATATTATAGATGTGACAATTGAAAGATGGACTTCACCTATCATTTTCATGAAaggtatataaatttatttgtagtCTCTCTCCTCTTAAACATAGTCTACTTGTTCAAAGATATGAAAATAATGGAAGGATAATATGGCACGAGTTGCATAACAAATTTGAAGGTGACCTAATGGATATAGTATAGGGACTTTAAGACTAGAGTGTCTGAGTTCGTATTTCCTAGATCTACGCCACTAGTTGAGCCTCCAACCCACATGACCTAGAGCTAGAGATGGAGATAGAGAGTCCAACTTAGTTCTTAACTCGACTATTCTGCGTATCCTGCATAGAAACCCTCATTATACATTCTCTCAACCATAACCAGCAGTGGATTACAACTTCTTACATACACATTTGAAGGTAACATATTTGTGGCCGTCAACAAATCATACCCGCTAAAGTTCAATATGAGTCAACTTTCATCAAACAAAAGAACGAGCTACCTCACTTTTGGTTTCTAGACAACTAAAAGTACACCCGCCGAACTTGAAGGACCCTCTCAGGCTTTTATTGCTAAACCATATATTCTTAACTTTTTTCTAGTTGAGTTCTGGGTTTCAATACCTTATGTGTGTTGCTATAATAAATGGCCGTCAGGTCATTGTTAACAATGGCTGTGTTCGTTGTCTAGctagtagataaaataaaatgaaagacTCGAATATGGAACCACGCGAGGAATTAATAGTTTATTCCCTTTTGCATTACTTCCTAAGGCCATCTTTGTATTTATGAGCATGCCATAATCTTTTCACTTTTATCACATTTCCACAAGCCAGAAGCCATAGCTAAGCGCATTCTCTACGAACAAGATCATGTGCTTTATACTAAACATATGAAGCCAGACTCACGACTAACATCTGCAGTCAGCTGTTTACTTTTACTTGTATCCATTCCTAGAGCATAAGCTACCAATGCGATGTATGCATTGAAAGTTTCAATCTTGTGGGCAACATAAGATTTCAGAAGCTTGGATACCTTTCACTCTTTGTTCATATGCAGTTTTGTCGCGCATATACAAGGCAGCAGCTTCCTCATTCAATGGGTCCGCTTCATTTGGATACAAAAGTAGTTGAGGTAAAAACAGATCAAACACATTAACCAGATCTGCCAAAATCATTATTAAAGAAAGAGGTCAGTTAGCATCAATCAGTCAAGAATTTGAGAAACTCTAatcaataaaactaaaaaacgTGACTGGTTTATTACCATACATGGGGCTCCAGGTCTGGTTAATAACATCTAGACAAACTGAACCCGACCTGAAATTTGAAAACATGGAAAATTGATTCCTACATGTTTGCTAAAACGACATAGGATAAGAGAAATGCATTTTGCAATTGAAACTCACACTTCATCCACGTTGGGGTGATATATCTTGTTAATAAATCCTATGGAAGGAGACTTGTAGGGATAGGCATCAGGAAGCTCAACTCGTACCTTCCACACCCCGCCATGATATGGACCTATCGCGTTACATTGGAAATTTAAGAGACACAAACAAAACTAAAGGAAAGTTAATTACCCAGAAATAGAACAGGATATGTTCTGCATATGCTACTTCTCCATATTCAATAGCCTAAATTGATGATCAAGAATCAACCATCTTCCACAAAACAAAGTTCAAATAAAAAACCAAGATTATTTCTTGTCTACCAGAGTTGAAAAGAGGACAAATTACAAGCATCAAAACCTAGAAGTAGAAAATAACTTCAATCTTGTAGCAATCAGGTGGAATAGAAAAGCAACAAATTCAGTCAGTTTCCAATTTCCTCGTCAAGAACCGTTGAAAGAATTTCTTCTGGATACAAAAACAACAATCTTAGCCATTGCACTCTAGTAATCAATGAAATCCTACTATCAAAACACATACACAGAGGATTAGCAATCTTTACTTAATTTACTCTAAAAAGCTCTATGACTGAGAAAAGGATTGTTAATTTAATTACTGTCAGTGGGTCCATGGAACTGCACATAGAACTCCTGCATCCCATCATTAATCGGCTCCACCTTGTAGTCACTCATCATCCTATTTCAAGATACCAATATTTCATTAGTATTAACgaaaattgaaaaagaaatcAAAGCTTTCTGCAAACCAAAGAAAGGGAACTACTggaaatgaagaagaaaacaacactATATTTCAAGAAACAAcagaagaaagaaaggaaattACAATTTCATTAAGTCCATCTCTCGCCTCTTGCTTGGTGAAGACATGGTTACAGTTTGTAATGGAAATTTCTGGGATTGGCTTGTTTTTTCTTTACTATTTTCCCTTGATTTTTCACAGAGGAAACAGGAAAGGGGTGAAGGAGAAAGAAAGCTAGAACGGGAGCTACTTTTTCAACTCTGAGAGAAAAAGGGTGTTGTTGAATGCACCGAATGAAGATAAAcaattgtgtgtgtgtgatgttTACATTTACTATTACGGCCCCTATTTCGCACACCATATCTGATTATCCATCcatcattattagtagtggtgGATTCCATTGCCAAGATTCCTCTCCCAACCCACCAAACTActttctataaatactactcccttctCTCAGTCTTTCTTCTCAGTCTTTcttcaaataaatttaaaatatattaatcgTGAGCGTTTTGCCACCCTTTTCAGTTTTCACATCTTTTATTTTAGTCGTTTTGTGGTCAgtagtaagagcatccgcaatagcggaTGTCTTGACGGACGTCGGACGTCCCCGGCGGACGTCGGGTATCCGCCGCTGTGCGCGGACGTCCGTCGGGTCGTCCATCgtgacgtccgctattgtggtgacacgacggacgtcctactttttgattttttttaaaaaactctatatatacggttcgttgcaaactctatatatacaatttttccccgttcggctagcggcaaactatacagattcaaggcataacATGTACTTTGTTTGAATCGTTTTTTGGTTTGGGATTTTTTTGgtgaactatatatatatatataactataGAGTcatgatcatatgataacccctaaatatcgtaataaccctataactaaatctggaccacacatttttaaaatcacgcggtctagattaaaacttagatttacttcataaaaaaaggcggaggggtaaatatgtcatttccctcatttaatttctgaatttcgccaaatatcacgtaaaatgataaaatgatatattttaggtttattgcataaaatgatagttttgccggatagaatgatactctacttcataaaaaaaggtggaggggtaaatatgtcatttcgctcatttaatttctgagtttcgccaaatatcacgtaaaatgataaaatgatatatgttaggtttattgcatagaatgatagttttgccggatagaatgatactctgagttgataaaatgatactctgaatgataaaatgataatctgaatttcgccaaatatcacgtaaaatgataaaatgataggtttattgcatagaatgatagttttgccggatagaatgatactctgagttgataaaatgatactctgaatgataaaatgatactctgaatttcgccaaatatcacgtaaaatgataaaatgataggtttattgtatagaatgatagttttgccggatagaatgatactctgagttgataaaatgatactcttgactgataaaatgatactctgaatttcgccaaatgtcacgtaaaatgataaaatgataaaatgatagttttgccggatagaatgatactttcagccgatagaatgatagttttgccgggtagaatgatactttcagccgatagaatgataggtattttttgtgtataaaatgacatttttgtttaataaaatgatacttttaccttataaaatgataatctaagcggataaaatgacagtaaccttataaaaatgatagtttagctgaagaaattgcatataagcagataaaatgatactttaacgtgacaaaatgacttaaaactgataaaatgatagtttttccggatagaaagatactttcagccgatagaatgatagtttcgtcaggtagaatgatactttcagccgatagaatgataggtatttttggtgtataaaatgacatttttgtttaataaaatgatacttttacctgataaaaagataatctaagcggataaaatgacagtaaccttataaaaatgatagtttagctgaagaaattgcatataagctgattaaatgatactttaacgtgacaaaatgacataaaactgataaaatgatagtttttccggatagaatgatactttcagccgataaaatgatactctgaatgataaaatgatactctgaatttcgccaaatatcacgtaaaatgataggtttattgcatagaatgatagttttgccggatagaatgatattctgagttgataaaatgatactctgaatgataaaatgatactctgaatttcaccaaatatcacgtaaaatgataaaatgataggtttattgcatagaatgatagttttgccggatagaatgatactctgagttgataaaatgatactcttgactgataaaatgatactctgaatttcgccaaatgtcacgtaaaatgataaaatgataaaatgatagttttgccggatagaatgatactttcagccgatagaatgatagttttgccgggtagaatgatactttcagccgatagaatgataggtattttttgtgtataaaatgacatttttgtttaataaaatgatacttttaccttataaaatgataatctaatcggataaaatgacagtaaccttataaaaatgatagtttagctgaagaaattgcatataagctgataaaatgatactttaacgtgacaaaataacttaaaactgataaaatgatagtttttccggatagaatgatactttcagccgatagaatgatagttttgtcaggtagaatgatactttcagccgatagaatgataggttttttggtgtataaaatgacatttttgtttaataaaatgatacttttacctgataaaatgataatctaagcggataaaatgacagtaaccttataaaaattatagtttagctgaagaaattgcatataagctgataaaatgatactttaacgtgacaaaatgacataaaactgataaaatgatagtttttccggatagaatgatactttcagccgataaaatgatactctgaatgataaaatgatactctgaatttcgccaaatatcacgtaaaatgataaaatgataggtttattgcatagaatgatagttttgccggatagaatgataatctgagttgataaaatgatactctgaatgataaaatgatactctgaatttcgccaaatatcacgtaaaatgataaaatgataaaatgataggtttattgcatagaatgatagttttgccggatagaatgatactctgagtttataaaatgatactcttgactgataaaatgatactctgaatttcgccaaatatcacgtaaaatgataaaatgataaaatgatagttttgccggatagaatgatactttcagccgatagaatgatagttttgtcgggtagaatgatactttcagccgatagaataataggtattttttgtgtataaaatgacatttttgtttaataaaatgatacttttaccttataaaatgataatctaagcggataagatgacagtaaccttataaaaatgatagtttagctgaagaaattgcatataaggtgataaaatgatactttaacgtgacaaaatgacataaaactgataaaatgatagtttttccgtatagaatgatactttcagccgatagaatgatagttttgtcaggtagaatgatactttcagccgatagaatgataggtatttttgttgtataaaatgacatttttgtttaataaaatgatacttttacctgataaaatgataatctaagctgataaaatgacagtaaccttataaaaatgatagtttagctgaagaaattgcatataagctgataaaatgatactttaacgtgacaaaatgacttaaaactgataaaatgatagtttttccggatggAATGATACTCTGAGGTGATAAAATgaacttttgactgactgataaaatgataaaatgatatatgttaggcttattgcatagaatgatagttttcccggatagaatgatactctgggttgataaaatgatacttttgactgactgataaaatgagcgaaattcagaaattaaatgagcgaaatttggatacgtaaattttatcatgagcgagatgacatatttacccccgcgtttttttttatgaagtaaatctaagttttaatctagactgcgtgattttaaaaatgtgtggtccagatttagttatagggttattacggaaattggggttatcattataacgcacccctttatatatatatatatatatatatatatatatatataggaaaatgatcaatacaaaacttgatctcaatacaaaatccagaccaaatcctaaCCAtaagatttgacaatccaatggtcaataattaaacaaaaacacggagggtcattgtaaagcagttttaggtcatattataaactttgggtttgaggtcatgttaagattatttcatgtcatccttactataatgacgtaaaaataagcttaaaatgacctaaaaatgacttttgtatgcttggttctgcatttttgtattaagaatggttttgcatggatcaaaaccctatatatatatatatatatatatatatatatatatatagggttgcgttaaagatagaaccattcttaagtgtagaacctagaactctacatattttattcattggatgaggaaaaaatgacggtcaagattaaaaatcatacatattagactatgttttcacgacattccggactcaacatgtgaaaaaactcacatgttgatggaagaatgaatgaaacgaagaagagtccatgcatgctttattttttcacttatctgcattcacccattaataatagttttggttgtaatgggaagttgttgtgcaaatcaacaccattggattaaaagatctaacgacctccgtttggcatttgttctacgtttaagaatggttctacgtttaagaatggttctatcttgatatatagggtagtgatcaagatataactaatcttaagtgtataactagagaacaaatctcagccacacatcttaatggaacaaatattatttatattaattatataaaatagacTAAGGGTATTTTGTAAATTACATTATGAGAATTAAATCAATTAAGCGGTTTCCTTCAGCGGTCACCAGCATCACGATCCACATCGGCCTTGGTAGCTCCTTCAGCGCACTGAATAATTCCCCAAACATCAGGATTTGCCCTTTCTTCGCCGGATCTGGCTCCGTCGCAGCTTGAGGGGTCTCCGTCACGAAGAAAAGGGCCATGACGGTGATGGAGATTAGGAGGAAGATGGCGATTATGAAGCAAGtcttcagattttacttcaataCTGTAATATGTAATCCATTGTTCTATATGATACtttagaaattatttaattataactatGATTTGTATTACTTGTATCACGACATATGCAATATTTCAAGGTTTTTATTTGTCAAAAACCGTCTATTTGAACAATTTTCCAACTTATATATTGTCGAAAAGAGTACATACTTTTACATCAATTACTTGATGGAAAAAGTGTGCCAATTACATCTGGATTCGAAATTTCAAATGATGAGAATTTGTTTaagattgaaattaaattttaaggGTGCTTTGGAAagaacaaaacacatcactcttattatgattttacttcactcttgtttacaaaacacatcactcttattatgattttacttcactcttgtttacaaaacacatcactcttattatgactttacttcactcttgttcacaaaatacatcactcttattatgattttacttcactcttgttcacaaaacacatcactcttattctgattatatttcactcttgttcacaaaacacatcactcttagcttgattttacttcactcttgttcacaaaacacatcactcttagcatgattttacttcacttttgtttacaaaacacatcactcttattatgattttacttcactcttgtttacaaaacacatcactcttattatgattttaaacATTGCGgaacaaaaaatttaattaaatttcaacaGCTCGGAAGAATCATAAAtgtgataaataaataattgtacACTTAGCATGATTGTGATAGAGAGTGGAGTAGTAACGTAGTCATTAGCTTGGATTATTTATTGCTACGTTGCCATTTTTTGTTTTGAGCGTgagcatttaattaaaaaaaaaagaaaataacaaatcaaTGCAACTGTTTTCATTTCATCTTCATCCGATCAAGCCTTGGGTAAGATTTGGCCTTAATGCCTCAATCCATTTCCAGCACTGGAACGAGGAGAAGCCTCCGACGCGCAGAGTTCGCTTTGCATCAATCCTGTTATTGAAAGCATTCGCTATTCTCTTAATCGCCACCTCCTCCATCGTCTCGGCATTGGTAGCAGAGCTGCGGCAGAGCAATACCACACCAAATCACAAACGGAAAAAAAAGCATAGCAAATTGCAGAAATTGAGTTTACCAAACGAGACCGTAAGCGCCGCGGCCAACGGGAGTAATCGGCGTTGCGTATTTGGAGGGGACCTCGAAGAGGTTGCCGAGGACGTTGTACTGAATGAATTTTCCGCCATGGATTGGAACGCCTTTTACTTGGACAGCTGAAGCATTGGATTCGATTTCgctttccttttccctttcCATTTGGTTTTGCTGTGAGACTGTGGGAGACTGTGGCCGAGATCTCCTCCTACTTTCACCTACCTAATTTtagctatgcaatgaccattatacccccgccttgttattatggagtaaatttgtgattgagggaactaatatctcattaaattcgaaaattaatactaacccttgattttttgatcttgtgtctatgatttgttctctagttatttggttaaggggcaTTTGCTATAGatcactaccatatatatatatatatatatatatatatatatatataggggagcattaatCTCCTTTTCATCTATTAGATCCTATTTTCTTCTTAATATTATCCGTTAGATCTAATGCAttaacggatcagattgattctacaAATCTATATCCGTTGCATTATAGATGGTGGTTATatgcagtatattatgcattatgagagatattgtgtatatgggttaatcaactcagtgaagattacatatgtgcattatttggtttagacagtgcattatgtagtatctaattgtcattatgtgcagtatattatgcattataagagatattgtgtatatgggttaatcaacacAGTGAAGAATACATATGggtattatttggtttaggcagtgcattatgtagtatctaattgtcattatgtgcagtacattatgcattatgagagattttgtgtatatgggttaatcaactcagtcAAGGTTACATATGgacattatttggtttaggcagtgcattatgtattatctaattgtcattatgtgcagtacattatgcattatgagagatat is a window of Salvia splendens isolate huo1 chromosome 3, SspV2, whole genome shotgun sequence DNA encoding:
- the LOC121795228 gene encoding ubiquitin-conjugating enzyme E2-23 kDa-like codes for the protein MSSPSKRREMDLMKLMMSDYKVEPINDGMQEFYVQFHGPTDSPYHGGVWKVRVELPDAYPYKSPSIGFINKIYHPNVDEVSGSVCLDVINQTWSPMYDLVNVFDLFLPQLLLYPNEADPLNEEAAALYMRDKTAYEQRVKEYCLKYGKPEDAGAIPEEESSDEELSEDEYESSDEAVLGPVDP